A window of the Danio aesculapii chromosome 10, fDanAes4.1, whole genome shotgun sequence genome harbors these coding sequences:
- the dgat2 gene encoding diacylglycerol O-acyltransferase 2 translates to MKTILAAYSGVKKGSGSSILSALHDLPTVPWLTRSKMVKHLQVISVLQFIMTFLTMGIACSLLLMYMFCTDFWVISVLYVAWLIYDWNTPVQGGRRSTWVRDWTVWKYMRDYFPIRLIKTHNLLPSRNYIFGYHPHGILCFGAFCNFGTEATGFTKVFPGIKPSLATLAGNFRLPMFREYLMCGGICPVNQNSIDYLLSRNGTGNAVVIVIGGAAESLDCAPGRNSVMLKKRKGFVKLALKQGADLVPVYSFGENEVYKQLIFEEGSWWRTIQRKLQKILGFAPCLFHGCGLFFPESWGLVPYCKPITTVVGEPITVPKIEEPTQDVIDMYHAMYIRSLKSLFDNYKTRFGLNESDTLIIQ, encoded by the exons ATGAAGACCATACTCGCTGCATATTCCGGTGTCAAAAAGG GCTCGGGCTCCAGCATCCTCTCTGCCTTACACGACCTGCCCACCGTCCCGTGGCTGACCCGATCCAAAATGGTGAAGCATCTGCAGGTCATCTCCGTGCTGCAGTTTATCATGACATTTCTTACCATGG GCATTGCCTGCTCTTTGCTGCTGATGTACATGTTTTGCACAGACTTCTGGGTCATTTCTGTGCTTTACGTTGCCTGGCTTATCTATGACTGGAACACCCCTGTACAAG GAGGCCGCAGATCGACCTGGGTGAGAGACTGGACTGTGTGGAAATACATGAGAGACTATTTTCCCATAAGA CTTATCAAGACGCATAACCTGCTTCCCAGCCGAAACTACATTTTTGGCTACCACCCTCATGGTATCTTATGTTTTGGGGCTTTTTGTAACTTTGGCACAGAGGCCACAGGATTCACCAAGGTTTTCCCAGGAATCAAGCCATCTCTGGCCACATTGGCTGGGAACTTTCGCTTGCCAATGTTCAGGGAATATCTGATGTGCGGAG GAATCTGCCCAGTAAACCAAAACTCCATTGACTACCTCCTCTCAAGAAATGGTACAGGCAACGCTGTGGTCATCGTGATCGGAGGAGCTGCAGAATCTCTGGACTGTGCGCCAGGAAGAAACTCTGTCATGCTGAAAAAACGCAAAGGCTTTGTGAAACTGGCTCTGAAGCAAGG TGCTGATCTGGTGCCCGTTTACTCCTTTGGGGAGAATGAGGTTTACAAACAGTTGATTTTTGAAGAAGGGTCTTGGTGGCGTACAATTCAGAGGAAGCTTCAGAAGATTTTGGGCTTTGCCCCTTGTTTGTTTCACGGCTGTGGACTGTTTTTCCCAGAGTCCTGGGGTCTGGTGCCTTACTGCAAACCCATCACTACTGTTG ttGGTGAACCTATCACTGTGCCAAAGATAGAGGAGCCGACTCAGGATGTCATAGACATGTACCACGCCATGTACATCAGGTCCCTCAAATCTCTCTTTGACAATTACAAGACCCGCTTTGGTCTGAATGAGAGCGATACTCTTATCATTCAATGA